The Anolis carolinensis isolate JA03-04 chromosome 1, rAnoCar3.1.pri, whole genome shotgun sequence genome window below encodes:
- the LOC134298367 gene encoding uncharacterized protein LOC134298367 → MFMFPTVKVPGDTTESLVCSFRSGCGELTLSQEYGHHPAVAVRCNMQVEDEELLGAGGGRSERATPETDAEFHQLAALASSTAYAQPNGVTQRRGVVRGDSTGGEEGSPSPGPQKMVFLEERMSAMETTLAVMSRAMERLAVLAEPERGRELRASSMWDVSMGSSQGFADLPAPKGREMRKEPGARPKIQTSLTRVEESDDEGEKPPRIPATLPTETLVPLANAGRGTGQREAAAGPTGPQGGLRRAENWRLPPQGPLPRREELRIEFGGESSELDFFLTTVRGYMEDNAHTFRTESSRVRAIGAVLKRGAASWYVQLHARRDPCLGSLRRFMGALETRFRDPLEQIRAREELKTVSQGQRSVSEYAEEFQCLAEKVPEWSAVTKIELFKEGLRREILSWAVHRDEPDTLRGWIQLAGRIETSLAQARRHRGGLQQRPQMKEGSRKEGSTPAGRRTEPTGNVSTSRRGCFVCGRLGHRAAECWQRKGEGGGPPKPRAVAGKRAEEEPPMRHHSGGLDEGEEDAMSEPCY, encoded by the coding sequence atgttcatgtttcctacagtaaaagttcctggtgataccacagagagtctcgtgtgttcattcaggagcggctgtggtgagctgacactaagccaagaatatggacaccatcccgctgtagcggtgaggtgtaacatgcaagtggaggatgaagagctcttgggcgccggaggaggaaggtcggaaagggccactcccgagacggacgctgagttccaccagctggcggccctggcgtcatccaccgcttatgcccagccaaatggggtaacccagaggcgcggagtggtgcggggagatagcaccggaggagaggaaggttcaccttccccaggcccgcaaaagatggtgtttctggaggagaggatgtcggcgatggagaccaccctggcagtgatgtcgagggcgatggagcgcctggcggttttggcggagccggagcgaggaagggaactccgggctagctcaatgtgggacgtgagcatgggaagcagccagggctttgcagacctcccagcaccgaagggaagggaaatgcgaaaggagcccggtgcccggcccaagatccaaacgagcctgacgcgggtggaggagagtgacgacgaaggggaaaagcctccgagaatcccggctacgctcccaactgagaccctggtgcccctggcgaatgccgggcgtggcacaggacaaagggaagcagcagcggggcccactggcccgcaagggggcttgcgacgggcggagaattggagattgccaccacagggacccctaccgagacgagaggaactaaggatcgagtttgggggagagtcctctgaactggattttttcctgaccacggtgaggggctatatggaggacaatgcccacacttttagaacggaatccagccgggtacgggccattggtgcagtgttgaagaggggagcggccagctggtacgttcaactacacgcgcggcgcgacccatgtctggggtcactccgacgctttatgggggccctggagacccgtttccgagatccactggagcagatccgggcgagggaggagttgaagaccgtctcccaggggcagaggtcggtatctgagtatgcggaggagttccaatgcctcgctgaaaaggtgccggaatggtctgcagtgacaaagatagaactcttcaaagaggggctcaggcgggagatcctctcctgggcggtgcatcgtgatgagcctgacacactgcgcggatggattcagctggcggggcgcatcgagacatcgctggcccaggcgaggaggcaccgaggagggctacagcagcggccgcagatgaaagaggggagccggaaggagggatcaaccccagccgggaggagaacggagccgacagggaacgtgagcaccagcaggaggggctgcttcgtgtgcggccgtttgggccacagggctgccgagtgctggcagagaaaaggggaaggcggaggcccgcccaaaccaagagccgtggcagggaaacgcgccgaggaagaaccaccgatgaggcaccactcgggggggttg